The Motilibacter aurantiacus genome segment CCATCAACCACCGCGTCGCGACGCCGGTGATCGCCGCCTCGCTGTTCGCCCGGTTCGTCTCCCGGCAGGACGACTCCCCCGCCATGAAGGCCGTCGCGGCGCTGCGCAACCAGTTCGGCGGCCACGCCGTCAAGTCCATCGCCAAGGGCGAGGCCGAGGCCCCGGCCTAGCCGCTCCCCGAAGGCCCCGTCGCGTCCGGGCCGGTGTCGCTGCCTGCGCCCCGGCCCGGAGGCGCCGTACCCTGCAGCGTGCACGTCGCGCACCTCTCGCTCACCGACTTCCGGTCCTACCCGGAGGTCGAGGTGCCCCTCGAGCCCGGGACCACGGCCTTCGTGGGCCCCAACGGGCAGGGCAAGACCAACCTCGTCGAGGCCGTCGGCTACGTCGCGACGCTGGGCTCGCACCGGGTGCCGGCCGACGCGCCGCTGGTGCGCATCGGCGCCGAGCGGGCGGTGGTCCGCGCCAGCGTGGTCCGCGAGGGCCGCCCGGTCCTGGTGGAGATCGAGGTCAACCCGGGCCGCGCCAACCGCGCCCGCATCAACCGCTCCCCCGTCCCCCGCCCGCGCGAGGTGCTGGGGCTGCTGCGCACGGTCCTGTTCGCCCCGGAGGACCTCGCGCTCGTCAAGGGCGACCCCGGTGAGAGGCGGCGCTTCCTCGACGACCTGCTCGTCTCCCGAGCCCCCCGTTTCGCCGGGGTACGCGCCGACTACGAGCGGGTGCTCAAGCAGCGCAACGCGCTGCTGAAGTCCGCGGGGGCCAAGGTCCGGTCCGGGGGCGGGGACGTCGCCACGCTCGACGTGTGGGACGCCCACCTGGCCCGCACCGGCGCCGACCTGCTCGCCGCACGCCTCGAGCTGGTCGACGCGCTGCGCCCGCTCGTCGACAAGGCCTACGACGAGGTCTCCCGCGGCAAGGGGCCGACGGGTCTGGACTACCGCTCGTCGCTGGAGGGCGCACTGGGCCAGGAGGTCCCGGCTCAGGACCGAGAGACCCTGGCCGAGGCGCTGCTGGAGGCCGTACGCCGGCTGCGCCGCTCCGAGCTCGAGCGCGGGGTGTCACTGGTCGGGCCGCACCGCGACGACCTCGTCCTGCGGCTGGGCGCCGCCCCCGCCAAGGGCTACGCGAGCCACGGTGAGTCCTGGTCGTACGCGCTGGCCCTGCGGCTGGCCTCGTACGACCTGCTGCGCGCCGACGGCGGTGAGCCGGTGCTGGTGCTGGACGACGTGTTCGCCGAGCTCGACACCGACCGGCGCGAGCGGCTCGCGGCCCGGATCGCCCCCGCCGAGCAGGTGCTCGTCACCGCGGCCGTCCCCGGTGACGTGCCGGAGGCGCTGGCCGGCGCCCGGTTCGACGTCGCCGAGGGCTCGGCCCGTCGGGTGCGGTGACAGGCCGGTGACCGAGGAGCCGAGCGCGGCGGACCGCCCCGGGGAGGCGGCCGCGCCCCGGCGTACGGGCGTCGAGATCGCCCGGGAGGCGCTCGCGGCGGCCCGCCTGGCCGCGCGACGCGGCGGAGCGCGTCCTGTCGGGATGCGCGGCGAGCCGGCGACGCCGGGCAGCAGGCGTGCGTACGCCCGTGGCGAGGAGCTGCGCAGCGGCCCCGGGCCCGACGACCGGGACCCGCAGCCGGTGGGCTCGGCGGTGCGGCGGCTGCTGGCCGAGCGCGGGTGGGAGGTCGAGGCCGCGGTCAGCGGGCTGCTCGGCCGCTGGCCCGAGCTGGTCGGCCCGGAGGTGGCGGCGCACGCGACCCCGGAGCGCTTCGACGACGGCGTCCTCGTGGTCAGGGCGGACTCCACGGCCTGGGCCACCCAGCTACGGCTGCTCGTCCCGGCGCTGCGCGCGCGCATCGACGCCGAGCTCGGCCGGGGCGTCTGCCGGGCGATCTCGGTGCAGGGCCCGGCCGCCCCGTCGTGGCGGCGCGGCCCGCTGTCGGTCCGCGGCCGCGGCCCGCGCGACACCTACGGCTGACCCCCGCCCGGGCCTCGGACGGGCGCCCGCGTCCACCTCCCTGGCCCGCTACGAGGCCCGGTGACGCCCTGCGTCGTGTGGGGGGACCTGTCCCCACCTCCGTTCCGGCGCCAGAGCGCGTCCCAGGGGCGTGCACGAGCCCCTGCAGAAGGCGGAGACGGGTAGACTGGTCCGGTTCCGCCCGGGGGTGCTAGCTCCGCTCCCGGGCTCCGCTCGACAGCGGCCGTCCGGTCCCTCCCCGGGAACGGTGCCGCGTGCCCCCGAAGGGTGCTCGTGACCGACATCCAGCCCACCGCGCAGGACAACGGAAGCAACCCGGGGCCGGCCCTCGCCGGCGATGACGGCGCCGCCGCGAGCAACGGGCCCGCCGTCGGCACCGGCTCCGCCGGCGGCAGCGCCACGCCGGGCACGGGGGACGCGGTGGCGTACGACGCCAGCGCCATCACCGTGCTCGAGGGCCTCGAGGCGGTGCGCAAGCGCCCGGGCATGTACATCGGCTCCACCGGCGAGCGCGGCCTGCACCACCTGGTCTACGAGGTCGTCGACAACTCCGTCGACGAGGCACTGGCCGGCTACTGCGACACGATCAAGGTCGCCCTGCTGCCGGACGGCGGGGTGCGCGTGGAGGACAACGGCCGCGGCATCCCGGTCGACATCGTCGCCTCGGAGGGCAAGCCGGCGGTCACCGTCGTCCTCACCGTCCTGCACGCGGGCGGCAAGTTCGGCGGTGGCGGCTACGCGGTCTCCGGTGGCCTGCACGGCGTCGGCGTCTCCGTCGTCAACGCGCTGTCGACGCGGGTCGAGGTGGAGGTGCACCGCGACGGATACGTGTGGCGCCAGGCCTTCCTGCGCGGCGCCCCCGTCGCCGACCTTGAGCGCGGCGAGCAGACCGACCGGACCGGCACGACCGTCACCTTCTGGGCCGACGACGAGATCTTCGAGACGACGGACTACTCGTTCGAGACGCTGTCGGCGCGCTTCCGGGAGATGGCGTTCCTGAACAAGGGGCTCACCCTCCGCCTGCGCGACGAGCGCCCGGTCGAGACCGACAGCGAAGAGGTGGCCGAGCAGGTCGCCGAGCAGCGCAACGTCACCTACTTCTACGAGGGTGGCCTGATCGACTTCGTGACGCACCTCAACTCGAGCAAGGGCGAGGTGCACCGCACGGTCATCGACTTCGAGTCCGAGGACACGGAGAAGAAGCTCTCGCTCGAGGTCGCGATGCAGTGGAACCCGACCTACACCGAGTCGGTCTACACCTTCGCCAACACCATCAACACCCACGAGGGCGGGACGCACGAAGAAGGCTTCCGGTCCGCGCTGACCTCGACGGTCAACAAGTTCGCGCGGCAGTGGAACCTGCTCAAGGACAAGGACACCAACCTCACCGGTGACGACATTCGCGAGGGCCTGACGGCGATCGTCTCGATCAAGCTGGGCGAGCCGCAGTTCGAGGGGCAGACGAAGACCAAGCTCGGCAACACCGAGGCCCGGTCCTTCGTGCAGACCGTGTGCAACGACCGGCTCGGCGAGTGGTTCGAGAAGAACCCCAACGAGGGCAAGGACATCGTCCGCAAGGCGATCTCGGCCCAGACGGCGCGCGTCGCCGCGCGCAAGGCCCGCGAGCTGGCCCGCAACCGCAAGGGGCTGCTCGAGTCCGGAGGCCTTCCGGGCAAGCTGGCCGACTGCCAGTGGCGCGAGCCGGACAAGTGCGAGCTCTACATCGTGGAGGGGGACTCGGCCGGCGGCTCGGCCAAGGGCGGCCGCGACTCCCGCTTCCAGGCGATCCTGCCCATCCGCGGCAAGATCCTCAACGTCGAGAAGGCGCGGATCGACCGCATCCTGCAGAACAACGAGGTGCAGGCGCTCATCTCCGCGGCGGGCACCGGGATCCACGACGACTTCGACCTCGAGAAGCTCCGCTACCACAAGATCATCCTCATGGCGGACGCCGACGTCGACGGCCAGCACATCCGCACCCTGCTTCTGACGTTCTTCTTCCGGTTCATGCGGCCGCTGGTCGAGGCCGGCCACGTCTACCTCGCACAGCCACCGCTCTACAAGATCAAGTGGGCGGGCAAGGAGCCGGTGCAGTACGCCTACTCCGACCGCGAGCGCGACGGCCTCATCAAGCTCGGGCAGGAGTCGGGCAAGCGGCTGCCCAAGGAGGAGGGCATCCAGCGCTTCAAGGGCCTCGGCGAGATGCCGGCCAAGGAGCTGTGGGAGACCACGATGGACCCGGACGCCCGCGTCCTGCTGCAGGTGACGCTGGACGACGCGGCCGCGGCCGACGAGCTCTTCTCCGTCCTGATGGGCGAGGACGTCGAGCAGCGACGTTCCTTCATCCAGCGCAACGCCAAGGACGTCCGCTTCCTCGACATCTAGCGCGTACGGCCGCGCGATTCCCATAGCTGCAGTCGTACTCGTGAGAAGGACTTCTGGTGACTGAGACGCCGACGACGCCGCCGCCCGGCGACCGGATCGAGCTGCGCGACATCAACGTCGAGATGCAGCAGTCGTACCTCGACTACGCGATGAGCGTCATCGTCGGGCGTGCGCTGCCCGACGTGCGCGACGGGCTCAAGCCCGTGCACCGCCGCGTGCTCTACGCGATGTACGACGGGGGCTACCGGCCCGACCGCGGCTACTCCAAGTGCTCGCGCGTCGTCGGGGACGTCATGGGGCAGTACCACCCCCACGGCGACTCGGCGATCTACGACACCCTCGTCCGGCTCGCCCAGTCCTGGTCACTGCGCTACCCGCTCGTCGACGGCAACGGCAACTTCGGCTCGCCCGGCAACGACCCGGCGGCCGCCATGCGCTACACCGAGTGCCGCATGGCGCCGCTCGCCATGCAGATGGTGCGCGACATCGACGAGGACACCGTCGACATGTCGCCGAACTACGACGGGCGCACGCAGGAGCCCGACGTTCTCCCCAGCCGTTTCCCCAACCTGTTGGTGAACGGCAGTGCGGGCATCGCGGTCGGCATGGCGACCAACATCCCGCCGCACAACCTGCGCGAGGTCGCCGACGGCGTGCAGTGGGCGCTGGCCAACCCGGAGGCCACGAGCGACGAGCTGCTCGAGGCGCTGATGCAGCGCATCAAGGGCCCGGACTTCCCCACCCGCGGACTGGTGGTCGGCCGCCGCGGCATCGAGGACGCGTACCGCACCGGGCGCGGCTCGATCACGATGCGCGCGGTGGTGAACGTCGAGGAGATCAACAACCGCACCTGCCTCGTCGTCACCGAGCTGCCCTACCAGGTCAACCCGGACAACCTCGCGCAGAAGATCGCCGAGCTCGTCAAGGACGGCCGTGTCCAGGGCATCGCCGACGTGCGCGACGAGGGCAACGAGCGGCTCGGCCAGCGCCTGGTCATCGTGCTCAAGCGGGACGCCGTCGCGAAGGTCGTGCTCAACAACCTCTACAAGCACACCCAGCTGCAGGAGACGTTCGGCGCGAACATGCTCGCGCTGGTCGACGGCGTCCCGCGCACGCTGCGGCTCGACGAGTTCGTCAAGCACTACGTCGCGCACCAGATCGAGGTCGTCGTCCGGCGGACGCGCTACCG includes the following:
- the gyrB gene encoding DNA topoisomerase (ATP-hydrolyzing) subunit B, giving the protein MAYDASAITVLEGLEAVRKRPGMYIGSTGERGLHHLVYEVVDNSVDEALAGYCDTIKVALLPDGGVRVEDNGRGIPVDIVASEGKPAVTVVLTVLHAGGKFGGGGYAVSGGLHGVGVSVVNALSTRVEVEVHRDGYVWRQAFLRGAPVADLERGEQTDRTGTTVTFWADDEIFETTDYSFETLSARFREMAFLNKGLTLRLRDERPVETDSEEVAEQVAEQRNVTYFYEGGLIDFVTHLNSSKGEVHRTVIDFESEDTEKKLSLEVAMQWNPTYTESVYTFANTINTHEGGTHEEGFRSALTSTVNKFARQWNLLKDKDTNLTGDDIREGLTAIVSIKLGEPQFEGQTKTKLGNTEARSFVQTVCNDRLGEWFEKNPNEGKDIVRKAISAQTARVAARKARELARNRKGLLESGGLPGKLADCQWREPDKCELYIVEGDSAGGSAKGGRDSRFQAILPIRGKILNVEKARIDRILQNNEVQALISAAGTGIHDDFDLEKLRYHKIILMADADVDGQHIRTLLLTFFFRFMRPLVEAGHVYLAQPPLYKIKWAGKEPVQYAYSDRERDGLIKLGQESGKRLPKEEGIQRFKGLGEMPAKELWETTMDPDARVLLQVTLDDAAAADELFSVLMGEDVEQRRSFIQRNAKDVRFLDI
- the recF gene encoding DNA replication/repair protein RecF (All proteins in this family for which functions are known are DNA-binding proteins that assist the filamentation of RecA onto DNA for the initiation of recombination or recombinational repair.); translated protein: MHVAHLSLTDFRSYPEVEVPLEPGTTAFVGPNGQGKTNLVEAVGYVATLGSHRVPADAPLVRIGAERAVVRASVVREGRPVLVEIEVNPGRANRARINRSPVPRPREVLGLLRTVLFAPEDLALVKGDPGERRRFLDDLLVSRAPRFAGVRADYERVLKQRNALLKSAGAKVRSGGGDVATLDVWDAHLARTGADLLAARLELVDALRPLVDKAYDEVSRGKGPTGLDYRSSLEGALGQEVPAQDRETLAEALLEAVRRLRRSELERGVSLVGPHRDDLVLRLGAAPAKGYASHGESWSYALALRLASYDLLRADGGEPVLVLDDVFAELDTDRRERLAARIAPAEQVLVTAAVPGDVPEALAGARFDVAEGSARRVR
- a CDS encoding DUF721 domain-containing protein encodes the protein MTEEPSAADRPGEAAAPRRTGVEIAREALAAARLAARRGGARPVGMRGEPATPGSRRAYARGEELRSGPGPDDRDPQPVGSAVRRLLAERGWEVEAAVSGLLGRWPELVGPEVAAHATPERFDDGVLVVRADSTAWATQLRLLVPALRARIDAELGRGVCRAISVQGPAAPSWRRGPLSVRGRGPRDTYG